In a single window of the Olivibacter sp. SDN3 genome:
- the gldM gene encoding gliding motility protein GldM, which yields MALGKETPRQRMIGIMYLVLLAMLALNVSDTILDAFKNINDSLETSRSNVNTSVEQLFTAFENSKLKEEPERARPIYEKAKEARAIVADLNNYINAIKEEFEKRGGGYDEDTGDLVQRDNTDISPGLMINQKRGRELKEKVNETREKLLALLDENDRDAVTFSLEANDPERRVNRKKTWEEINFGEGTPLTAAMTILTKIQTDAQNAESDMVKRILGKMDQAVVNLDQFAAVAVAPSSYLIQGQPYTAEVFLTAYDSKSDPAISVNGNAIQVANGKGTYNVPTNQEGVFTWKGTIRVKQTDGTIKEYQTPEQQYQVARPSAVVSPDKMNVLYIGVDNPLSVSAPGTAADKIKVSMSSGSLSGSGGKYVARVSSPGTAKITVAAEVAPGKVQTLSNTDFRVKRIPDPVAKFAGKSGGTMSSVALKAQNAVFASLDNFDFDAKFNITKFTIIIAKPRADAIVLSTNGNSLSAAMKSALNGIGPGARVIFDNIIAVGPDGSPRQLNSIALTAN from the coding sequence ATGGCTTTAGGAAAAGAAACCCCGAGGCAACGGATGATCGGTATCATGTATTTGGTGCTACTTGCGATGCTTGCCTTAAATGTCTCAGACACGATATTAGATGCCTTTAAAAATATAAATGATAGCCTTGAAACTTCACGGTCAAATGTAAATACTTCGGTAGAACAGCTGTTCACTGCTTTTGAAAATAGTAAGTTAAAAGAAGAACCGGAGAGGGCAAGGCCAATTTACGAAAAGGCAAAGGAGGCACGAGCCATAGTGGCCGACCTGAATAATTATATTAATGCGATAAAAGAAGAGTTCGAAAAGCGAGGTGGTGGATATGATGAGGATACCGGCGATTTAGTTCAAAGGGATAATACAGATATTTCACCAGGATTAATGATTAACCAAAAGAGGGGGCGAGAGCTTAAAGAAAAAGTAAACGAGACTAGAGAAAAACTGCTAGCCTTGCTAGACGAAAACGACCGCGATGCCGTTACCTTTTCTCTGGAGGCAAATGACCCTGAAAGAAGAGTGAACCGAAAGAAGACGTGGGAAGAGATTAATTTTGGTGAAGGCACGCCGTTGACTGCGGCCATGACTATTCTCACTAAAATACAAACCGATGCGCAGAATGCAGAGTCTGATATGGTTAAACGGATTTTGGGTAAAATGGATCAAGCGGTGGTAAATCTGGATCAGTTTGCCGCTGTAGCAGTAGCACCAAGTTCCTATTTAATTCAAGGGCAACCGTATACTGCAGAAGTTTTTTTAACAGCGTATGACTCTAAGTCGGATCCGGCAATTTCGGTTAACGGAAATGCTATACAGGTAGCTAATGGGAAAGGAACATATAATGTGCCAACCAACCAAGAAGGGGTCTTTACGTGGAAGGGAACTATTCGCGTTAAGCAGACTGATGGTACTATAAAAGAGTATCAAACCCCCGAACAGCAGTATCAGGTGGCCAGACCTTCTGCAGTCGTTTCTCCCGACAAAATGAATGTACTTTATATTGGCGTAGATAATCCACTTTCTGTTTCTGCTCCTGGAACAGCCGCAGATAAAATTAAGGTTAGCATGAGTAGTGGAAGTTTATCTGGCTCTGGAGGTAAATATGTTGCTAGGGTGTCATCTCCTGGAACAGCAAAGATTACTGTTGCGGCTGAAGTTGCTCCCGGGAAAGTCCAGACATTGAGTAATACGGATTTTAGGGTGAAACGCATCCCCGACCCGGTGGCGAAGTTTGCCGGTAAATCTGGTGGTACAATGAGTTCTGTAGCACTGAAGGCTCAGAACGCTGTTTTCGCCAGTCTGGATAATTTTGATTTTGACGCTAAGTTTAACATAACGAAATTTACTATTATTATCGCTAAACCGAGGGCAGACGCGATTGTTTTGTCTACTAATGGAAACTCGCTCAGCGCAGCCATGAAGTCGGCATTGAATGGTATAGGCCCAGGGGCGAGGGTAATATTTGATAATATCATAGCTGTTGGACCAGATGGTTCACCTCGTCAGCTTAACTCTATTGCGTTAACAGCAAACTAG
- a CDS encoding transglutaminase family protein: MAIYNIKHTTKYTYEQPVTESINEIRIFPFICPEQELLNQELNITSSPILHIYNDYWKNRVGTFSILQPHNELIIENNLIVRTTLPNLLQINFHSTFEQLKEDMAGNLALVELAKPEKIRQRALIEEFSKQITSGSNNIAEVVEKCSNLIFKHFNYVQGITDIETTVDEILDHKAGVCQDFAHLMLQILRSLHIPSRYVSGYICPNRVGMRGEGATHAWVETYIPKFGWAGIDPTNNVWVTNYHVKLAIGRNFNDCSPIKGSFRGNSHQDLSVCVSIHYEDGKSFEQTNAVKRKEQFVTLDNHTQGLLQNQQQ; encoded by the coding sequence ATGGCTATCTATAACATCAAACATACCACAAAATACACCTACGAACAGCCCGTCACTGAAAGTATAAACGAAATACGGATCTTCCCCTTTATATGTCCAGAGCAAGAACTTCTTAATCAGGAACTTAACATAACCTCATCCCCAATTTTGCATATTTATAATGATTATTGGAAAAACAGGGTTGGTACCTTTTCCATTTTACAGCCCCATAATGAGTTAATTATAGAAAACAACTTGATTGTCCGCACCACTCTTCCGAACCTATTGCAGATCAATTTCCATTCGACCTTTGAGCAACTCAAAGAAGATATGGCCGGAAACCTAGCTCTTGTTGAATTAGCTAAACCCGAAAAAATTAGACAAAGAGCACTTATCGAAGAATTTTCAAAGCAAATCACCAGTGGCAGCAATAATATAGCTGAAGTGGTCGAAAAATGCAGCAATTTAATATTCAAGCATTTCAACTATGTACAGGGTATTACAGATATAGAAACAACCGTAGATGAAATACTGGACCACAAAGCAGGTGTATGTCAAGATTTCGCACACCTCATGCTTCAAATATTACGCAGCCTGCACATACCAAGCCGTTATGTAAGTGGCTATATCTGTCCGAATAGGGTAGGCATGCGGGGAGAAGGTGCCACTCATGCGTGGGTGGAAACGTATATCCCAAAATTTGGTTGGGCAGGAATTGATCCAACCAACAATGTCTGGGTAACCAACTATCATGTTAAACTTGCTATCGGACGCAATTTTAACGACTGTTCCCCTATCAAGGGATCCTTCCGTGGTAACAGCCACCAAGACCTTTCCGTTTGCGTTTCTATACATTATGAAGACGGGAAGTCTTTTGAGCAGACAAACGCGGTAAAAAGGAAAGAGCAGTTTGTAACTCTTGACAACCACACTCAGGGGTTGTTACAGAATCAACAGCAATAA
- a CDS encoding alpha-E domain-containing protein, whose translation MLSRIADSLFWLGRYMERVEGILRASRTHYIYSLDRNNNTASWSPILKVFSDLPDEEINSIENDTYAALHALLLDGNNSNSAKNIISRARENARGIQDHITREVWEEVNAIYHLINRPFVKMKLASSDTLEMIDLFLKHSMIYAGVTDVTMQRGTGWNVMKLGKFIERCTETIILTDKQCQLFNYDLSKEHDITQWRFLLLSLAGYEAYLKTYRTMKHNQYILHQAIFNADFPHAVYYCLTQIDRSLNIMTQENNSLEVPDLLRTFGMTYSKIKYTAPASLLDVDLQSFFATLKNDLQLFNDKIKQLFFSY comes from the coding sequence ATGTTAAGTAGAATAGCAGATTCATTGTTTTGGCTAGGTAGATATATGGAAAGAGTGGAAGGTATATTACGTGCCTCAAGAACGCATTATATTTACTCACTTGACCGAAACAACAACACCGCCTCTTGGAGTCCCATTTTAAAAGTGTTTTCAGATTTGCCGGATGAAGAAATAAACAGTATAGAGAATGATACTTATGCAGCCTTACACGCACTATTGCTAGATGGAAACAACAGTAATTCTGCTAAGAATATCATTTCACGGGCACGTGAAAATGCCCGAGGAATCCAAGACCATATCACAAGGGAAGTGTGGGAAGAAGTTAATGCTATTTACCACCTCATCAATCGTCCTTTTGTCAAAATGAAACTGGCCAGCTCGGACACCCTTGAAATGATAGACCTGTTCTTGAAGCATAGCATGATCTACGCTGGCGTAACTGATGTGACCATGCAACGAGGTACAGGCTGGAACGTCATGAAGTTGGGAAAATTCATCGAGCGCTGCACAGAAACCATTATCTTAACGGATAAACAATGCCAGCTCTTTAACTATGATTTAAGTAAAGAGCATGATATCACGCAGTGGCGTTTTTTACTATTATCATTAGCTGGGTATGAGGCCTACCTCAAAACGTATCGTACAATGAAGCATAACCAGTACATCTTACATCAAGCTATTTTTAATGCCGATTTTCCTCACGCTGTTTATTATTGTTTAACACAAATCGATCGTTCTCTAAACATTATGACACAAGAGAACAACAGCCTTGAAGTCCCCGACCTACTTAGAACTTTTGGCATGACCTATAGTAAAATAAAATATACCGCACCAGCTTCATTGTTGGATGTCGACCTTCAGTCTTTTTTCGCGACATTGAAAAATGACCTCCAGTTATTCAATGATAAAATCAAGCAGCTCTTTTTTTCTTATTGA
- a CDS encoding circularly permuted type 2 ATP-grasp protein, translating to MAKNHILNEYIYRENTWDEMYDSKNIRKHYSNVFSILKNLDVDSMSNRHRLAGELFLNQGITFTVYNNNEGIERIFPFDIIPRIITGAEWDELEKGIAQRLTALNLFLNDIYHEQNILHDGIISPELIASCPHYTREAYGIDVPYNIYVHISGIDLIRGSDGKFYVLEDNLRTPSGVSYMLENREVTKRIFPDMLASSNVRSISHYPMILHEILLELASSQVSAPYIVILTPGMFNSAYYEHTFLAKQMGVDLVEGRDLVVDNHKVYTKTTNGLKQVHVIYRRVDDDFLDPLVFRQESLLGVPGLLSAYRKGNVVIVNAVGNGVADDKAVYAHVPDMIKYYLNETPILNNIPTYQLSDPDALKYTLSNINNLVVKSTNQSGGYGMIMGNAIDDNEWAKAKIEIEKNPRNYVAQPIIQLSTVPCFINGKIEPRHVDLRPYALCGPHGVKLVSGGLTRVALTEGSLVVNSSQGGGSKDTWIIDTPSTN from the coding sequence ATGGCAAAAAATCACATCCTAAATGAATACATTTATCGAGAAAACACCTGGGATGAGATGTATGACTCGAAAAATATAAGGAAACATTACAGCAATGTATTCTCCATCCTTAAAAATTTGGATGTTGACAGCATGAGTAACCGACATCGCTTAGCAGGCGAGTTATTTCTCAACCAAGGCATCACATTCACGGTATACAACAACAATGAGGGAATTGAACGTATTTTTCCTTTCGATATTATTCCTAGAATTATCACAGGTGCAGAATGGGATGAGTTGGAAAAGGGTATCGCGCAAAGATTAACAGCGCTCAACCTGTTCTTGAATGACATCTATCACGAGCAAAACATACTACATGACGGTATTATCTCTCCAGAACTTATTGCTTCCTGTCCTCACTATACTCGCGAGGCATACGGGATAGATGTACCGTACAATATATACGTACATATTTCTGGAATAGACCTCATCCGTGGAAGTGACGGTAAATTCTATGTTTTAGAAGACAATCTACGAACACCATCAGGTGTGAGCTATATGCTTGAAAACAGAGAAGTTACAAAACGTATATTTCCTGATATGCTGGCATCTTCCAACGTACGCAGCATCTCTCATTACCCTATGATACTTCACGAAATACTGTTGGAACTCGCCTCATCGCAGGTATCGGCCCCCTACATCGTTATCCTTACTCCCGGCATGTTCAACTCTGCCTACTATGAACATACCTTTCTTGCAAAACAAATGGGAGTAGATCTCGTAGAAGGAAGAGACCTTGTAGTAGACAATCATAAAGTTTATACAAAAACTACCAATGGATTAAAACAAGTTCACGTCATTTACCGACGGGTAGATGATGATTTTTTAGACCCACTGGTTTTCCGACAAGAAAGTTTACTCGGTGTCCCCGGCTTATTAAGTGCCTACAGAAAGGGTAATGTTGTGATAGTAAATGCTGTAGGCAATGGTGTGGCCGACGACAAAGCCGTGTATGCCCATGTCCCTGATATGATCAAATACTATCTGAACGAAACTCCCATCCTCAACAATATACCCACCTATCAATTGAGCGATCCCGATGCACTAAAATATACCTTATCTAATATCAACAATCTAGTTGTCAAAAGCACTAACCAGTCGGGAGGTTACGGCATGATTATGGGAAACGCGATTGATGATAATGAATGGGCAAAAGCCAAGATAGAAATTGAAAAAAACCCAAGAAACTACGTTGCCCAGCCTATTATTCAGCTCAGTACCGTTCCTTGTTTTATCAATGGTAAAATAGAGCCAAGACACGTAGACCTCCGTCCATACGCCCTTTGTGGGCCACATGGCGTAAAGCTCGTATCTGGCGGCTTAACACGTGTAGCGCTAACAGAGGGTTCTCTGGTAGTAAATTCATCCCAGGGAGGAGGCAGTAAAGACACCTGGATCATCGATACACCTTCAACGAACTGA
- a CDS encoding phospho-sugar mutase, which translates to MTAISLQPSIEKTVKKWLNGNYDKSTKETIQELIDSKNIDELNDAFYKDLAFGTGGLRGIMGVGTNRMNKYTVGRATQGLANYLLKTYPNETVKVAVSFDSRNSSADFAQTVADVFSANNIEVYLFTTLRPTPELSFAIRELGCQSGVMLTASHNPKEYNGYKAYWKDGGQLIAPHDENVIKEVDTLDIDQVKFEANNTLIKRIDKEIDQSYLAKLVNLSVRPQTVAAQKDLKIVYSPIHGTGITVVPKVLEKWGFTNVHIVEEQSEPDGNFPTVVYPNPEEEEAMSMGLREAERLDADLLLATDPDADRVGAATKNLAGKFQLLNGNQIGSLLVDYVLTAKKENNQLATNDFTCKTIVTTNLIQDISQDHEVPCYEVLTGFKYIGELMTNLEGKERFLVGGEESYGFLVGDLVRDKDAVISCAFIAEMTAHYKSKGKTLFEALISLYLKYGFYKEKLISLTKKGQRGATEIKEMMQRLRTSTPKTLGGNEVVLLKDYENGISIDQRTGKQEKLALPKSDVLQFITADGSVISARPSGTEPKIKFYCSAKLPLNTMEDYNTVDEALNRKIDQMMADIV; encoded by the coding sequence ATGACAGCCATTAGCTTACAACCATCTATTGAGAAGACCGTTAAAAAATGGTTAAATGGAAATTACGATAAATCGACCAAAGAAACTATACAAGAGCTGATTGACAGCAAAAATATTGACGAACTCAACGATGCCTTCTATAAGGATCTCGCTTTCGGCACGGGAGGACTAAGAGGAATAATGGGAGTTGGCACAAATAGAATGAATAAGTATACTGTAGGGAGAGCTACACAAGGTTTAGCCAACTACCTCTTAAAAACATATCCTAATGAAACCGTCAAAGTTGCAGTAAGCTTCGACAGCAGAAACTCGTCAGCAGATTTCGCACAAACTGTTGCCGATGTATTCTCTGCAAACAACATCGAAGTATACCTATTCACAACATTAAGACCAACTCCAGAGCTATCTTTTGCTATCCGAGAATTAGGCTGCCAAAGTGGTGTTATGTTGACAGCGTCTCACAATCCTAAAGAGTACAACGGTTACAAGGCGTATTGGAAAGATGGGGGGCAACTTATTGCCCCACACGATGAGAATGTGATTAAAGAAGTAGATACACTGGACATCGACCAAGTAAAGTTTGAAGCAAATAATACACTAATTAAAAGGATAGATAAAGAAATTGATCAATCTTATTTAGCGAAATTAGTTAATTTGTCCGTAAGACCGCAAACTGTTGCTGCCCAAAAAGACTTAAAAATTGTATACTCACCCATACACGGTACTGGCATTACAGTAGTTCCGAAGGTACTTGAAAAATGGGGTTTCACCAATGTACATATTGTAGAAGAGCAATCAGAGCCCGATGGAAATTTTCCAACTGTTGTATATCCTAATCCCGAAGAAGAAGAAGCCATGTCTATGGGTTTGAGAGAGGCCGAAAGATTGGATGCGGACCTGCTATTGGCCACCGACCCTGATGCTGACAGGGTGGGCGCGGCTACGAAGAATCTTGCCGGAAAATTCCAGTTACTTAATGGCAATCAAATTGGCTCCTTATTAGTAGACTATGTACTCACGGCAAAGAAAGAGAATAATCAATTGGCAACAAATGATTTCACTTGTAAAACCATTGTAACAACCAATCTCATCCAAGACATTTCACAGGATCATGAAGTACCATGTTATGAGGTGCTAACTGGCTTTAAATATATAGGTGAATTAATGACTAACCTAGAAGGTAAAGAGCGTTTTTTAGTTGGAGGTGAAGAAAGTTATGGCTTTCTTGTTGGAGATTTAGTACGTGATAAAGATGCCGTTATATCATGTGCCTTTATTGCAGAAATGACTGCCCATTATAAAAGTAAAGGAAAAACATTGTTTGAAGCACTCATCTCCCTGTACTTAAAATATGGCTTTTATAAAGAGAAGCTAATCTCTTTAACTAAGAAAGGACAAAGAGGAGCTACTGAAATAAAAGAAATGATGCAGCGATTAAGAACTTCAACACCGAAAACATTGGGCGGAAACGAGGTTGTACTACTTAAAGACTACGAGAATGGAATTTCCATTGACCAAAGAACTGGAAAGCAAGAAAAACTTGCGCTCCCCAAATCAGACGTTTTACAATTTATTACGGCCGATGGAAGTGTAATTTCTGCCAGACCGTCAGGAACAGAACCCAAAATCAAATTTTACTGCAGTGCAAAATTACCGCTGAACACAATGGAAGACTATAATACCGTAGACGAGGCGCTAAATAGAAAAATAGATCAAATGATGGCAGACATTGTTTAG
- a CDS encoding Gfo/Idh/MocA family protein encodes MKNIRVLVVGCGNMGASHAQAYHQLDGFEICGLVSTARSKELLNEKLGGGYTLYNDYEEALALANPDAVCIATYPDTHELFAIRAFEAGCHVFIEKPLADTIAGAERVVEAARKTAKKLVVGYILRYHPSWERFIELSKGLGKPLVMRMNLNQQSHGNMWQVHRNIMKSLSPIVDCGVHYIDVMCQMTEAKPLQVSAIGARLSNEIPEDNYNYGQLQIRFEDGSVGWYEAGWGPMMSETAFFVKDVIGPKGSVSIVAREAGMSGYSDNVEAHTKTESLRVHHASLNADNRFVKADEWVDLEDEPDHQELCNREQLFFQRAIQDDLDLSKANEDAVNSLRIAFACDESVRTGHVVYLS; translated from the coding sequence ATGAAAAATATACGAGTACTTGTAGTGGGTTGTGGTAATATGGGGGCTTCTCATGCGCAGGCCTATCATCAACTGGATGGATTTGAAATTTGCGGTTTAGTTTCCACTGCGCGGAGCAAAGAGTTATTAAATGAAAAGTTGGGTGGTGGTTATACGCTCTATAATGATTATGAGGAGGCATTGGCACTAGCAAATCCGGATGCAGTATGCATTGCTACCTACCCGGATACTCATGAGCTTTTTGCGATTAGAGCCTTTGAAGCCGGCTGTCATGTTTTTATAGAGAAACCTTTAGCAGACACGATTGCTGGAGCCGAAAGAGTTGTTGAAGCGGCTAGGAAGACTGCTAAAAAGCTAGTTGTTGGTTATATTTTAAGGTACCACCCTTCTTGGGAACGTTTTATCGAACTAAGTAAAGGGCTGGGCAAACCATTAGTTATGCGAATGAATTTAAATCAACAAAGTCATGGGAATATGTGGCAGGTGCATCGAAACATAATGAAAAGTTTAAGTCCGATAGTGGACTGCGGCGTTCATTATATTGATGTGATGTGCCAGATGACCGAAGCTAAGCCTTTGCAGGTTAGCGCCATTGGTGCGCGTTTATCTAACGAAATACCTGAGGATAATTATAACTATGGTCAGTTACAGATACGCTTTGAAGATGGTTCAGTTGGATGGTACGAAGCTGGGTGGGGACCTATGATGAGTGAGACGGCTTTCTTTGTCAAAGATGTGATTGGGCCGAAAGGTTCGGTGTCTATAGTTGCCCGGGAGGCTGGGATGTCTGGATATTCCGATAATGTGGAGGCGCATACTAAAACCGAATCGCTACGGGTGCACCACGCATCACTGAATGCTGATAATCGTTTTGTTAAAGCCGATGAGTGGGTGGATCTTGAGGATGAGCCTGATCATCAAGAGCTTTGTAACCGCGAACAACTTTTTTTTCAGCGAGCGATTCAAGATGATCTCGATTTAAGCAAGGCAAATGAAGATGCAGTTAATAGCTTAAGGATTGCTTTCGCCTGTGATGAATCTGTCCGTACAGGACACGTGGTGTACCTAAGCTAG
- a CDS encoding response regulator transcription factor: MKHKLLFVEDEQDLGNVIKQYLAFMGFEVLWCNTAHMAYDAYLNDPNFELLLIDVQLPDYDGFALAEKVIGKNPNQAFLFLTARNEKKDRLQGLRIGADDYINKPFDIDELVLRIKNIIKRHGGTTLDIEATDQPSGIQIGDILFQKELLRLSFADQTEIALTQREAELLEYLYLNKNRILRREDILLNLWGENDYFMGRSLDVFISRLRKATANSSKISIENVYGIGFIFNINNASDTGT, from the coding sequence ATGAAACACAAATTACTTTTTGTAGAAGACGAGCAAGATTTAGGCAATGTAATTAAACAGTATCTGGCTTTCATGGGTTTTGAGGTCTTATGGTGCAACACCGCCCATATGGCCTATGACGCCTATCTAAATGATCCAAATTTTGAATTATTGCTTATCGATGTACAACTACCCGATTATGATGGATTCGCGCTGGCAGAAAAAGTTATCGGGAAGAATCCAAACCAAGCCTTTTTATTTTTAACCGCCAGAAATGAAAAAAAAGACCGCTTACAAGGTTTGAGAATCGGTGCCGACGATTATATCAATAAACCTTTTGACATTGACGAGCTAGTGTTGCGCATAAAAAACATTATCAAAAGACATGGCGGGACTACGCTTGACATCGAAGCTACTGATCAACCAAGCGGTATACAAATCGGCGATATTTTATTTCAGAAAGAATTGCTTAGGCTCTCCTTTGCAGATCAAACAGAAATCGCACTTACGCAGCGGGAAGCCGAGTTATTGGAATATCTTTACCTGAATAAAAACCGGATACTCAGAAGAGAAGATATTCTACTCAATCTCTGGGGTGAAAACGACTATTTCATGGGCAGAAGCTTAGACGTTTTCATATCTCGATTGCGAAAAGCGACGGCCAACTCTTCAAAAATCAGTATCGAAAACGTTTATGGAATAGGCTTTATTTTCAACATTAATAACGCTTCCGATACTGGTACTTAA
- a CDS encoding sensor histidine kinase KdpD, translating to MDKFTKSPFKRYQIISILSLIILLYVQAKLIYNTYELKNNQYNLKEKQLINDAYNLSIRNDKVFPGGQKIIDDFIYRNMPSLEKLHEHDIRSFEIMGLHVCDSIFRELRCQSNMDSVFIQIIHENQLEPDMKYRLMIENISITFDGINYISLYHAQETAYPLIEQEIQTEKGIIIDGTLQNIDRQNLVAGLSVSTPSDHSYEIRFVLYADKDNRILSIFKEMLPTFLLSLFSILFVITIYYLTYRNWLKQKKLTDMKSDFLNSITHEFNTPIATILVANKNLENQEIIADRKNVQPLATIIKRQAIRLQTLINQVLDITSLNKKNLEKEYHNLNLLLEETVNDYQLKTIHEAKIQFVPLGQDKQILLNRFLFTTMLNNILDNAIKYNLSSAKKISITVGKEGENFIIAIKDNGIGMPETIKSRIFDKFYRGKNKLKTSGLGLGLFYVKQTIEAHGWEINIQSEQGLGTEFRIFIPC from the coding sequence ATGGACAAATTCACTAAATCCCCATTTAAGAGGTATCAAATTATCAGTATCTTAAGCTTAATTATTTTACTTTATGTACAAGCCAAATTAATCTACAACACCTATGAGCTAAAAAACAACCAATACAACCTTAAAGAGAAGCAGTTAATCAATGATGCCTATAACCTAAGTATTCGTAACGACAAGGTTTTTCCCGGCGGGCAAAAAATAATAGACGATTTTATTTATCGCAATATGCCTAGTCTCGAAAAATTGCATGAGCATGATATCCGCTCTTTTGAAATCATGGGTTTACACGTTTGCGATAGCATTTTCAGGGAATTAAGGTGCCAAAGCAATATGGACAGTGTATTTATACAGATTATTCATGAAAATCAGCTTGAACCGGATATGAAATACCGTTTGATGATTGAAAACATCAGCATTACCTTTGACGGTATCAACTACATCTCATTATATCATGCTCAAGAAACGGCCTATCCGCTTATTGAGCAAGAGATTCAAACAGAAAAAGGTATAATCATTGATGGCACACTCCAAAACATCGATAGACAAAATCTCGTCGCCGGTTTAAGTGTAAGTACGCCTTCCGACCATTCTTACGAGATTCGCTTTGTCCTGTATGCTGATAAAGACAATCGCATTCTAAGTATTTTCAAAGAGATGCTCCCCACTTTTTTACTCTCACTTTTTTCTATATTATTTGTAATCACCATATATTATTTAACCTACCGGAATTGGCTTAAACAGAAAAAATTAACGGACATGAAATCCGACTTCCTAAATAGCATTACCCATGAGTTCAATACCCCTATTGCGACCATTCTCGTCGCCAATAAAAACCTGGAAAACCAGGAAATCATTGCAGACAGAAAAAATGTTCAGCCTTTGGCCACTATCATAAAACGCCAGGCAATCAGATTACAAACACTTATCAACCAAGTATTGGATATCACATCGTTGAACAAAAAAAATCTTGAAAAAGAATACCACAATTTAAATCTACTTTTGGAAGAGACGGTGAACGATTATCAACTAAAAACAATACACGAAGCAAAGATTCAGTTTGTTCCACTTGGTCAAGATAAACAGATATTGTTAAATAGATTTCTTTTCACAACGATGCTCAACAATATACTGGATAACGCTATTAAATATAATCTCTCATCCGCTAAAAAGATTTCTATAACAGTTGGCAAAGAAGGTGAAAATTTTATCATAGCTATTAAAGACAATGGTATAGGAATGCCCGAAACAATCAAGTCGCGCATTTTTGATAAATTTTATCGAGGGAAAAATAAGCTTAAAACCTCTGGTTTAGGATTGGGTCTATTTTACGTCAAGCAAACTATAGAAGCCCATGGATGGGAGATTAACATACAAAGTGAACAAGGTTTAGGTACAGAATTCCGTATCTTTATCCCATGCTAA